The genomic window CCTCCCCATCCCCGGCCCGACATCACCCCGCACCCTTCCCACCCCCCTCCGCACCATCCTCCTCGTCTCCCCCACCCTCACCTCCCCCCTCCCCGCCGGGGACCTCCCGCCCCAGGTCCTCACCGCCCTCTTCCCCTCGGACTAGCCCCACTCCACCTCCCCGCTCACGAAGGCCCTGACCCCCGCCTCGGTACGGAGCAGGAGCTCTCCCGCTCCGCCCACCCCCTCCACCACCCCGCGGACCCTCACCCCCCGATCCGGATCCCCTTCCAGGAACACCACCTCCTCACCCCGCCTCCAGAGCCGGCGGTCCACCCCCTCACGCCACTCCCCATCCCCCAAGACCGCCTTCACCCCCTCCAGCACGCCCACCAGCACCTCCTCGAGATCGGCGCGACGGTGCCGCTCCCTGCGGATCGAGGTGGCCCGCCGCGAGAGCTCCCCGGGGAACGAACGCTGGTTCACATTGAGACCGATACCCACGAACACCGCCTCGTACTTGACCTCGCAGAGGATGCCGCAGATCTTCCGGTCTTTCACGAGCACGTCGTTGGGCCACTTCACCCGGGCGGGGAGATCCCAGACCTCCTCCAGGTACCGGGCCACACCGAGCCCCACCCGCACTGGGAGCGAGGGAAACGGCTCGGGCACGTCGTCCTTGCGGAGGAAGAAGGTGAAGAGGAGGTTCTCACCCGGTTCCGAGACCCACCGTCTCCCGGGGACCCGCCCCCTCCCCGCCACCTGGTGATCGGCCCAGACCACCGTGCCGGAGGGCAGGCTCTGGAGGTAGAGGTTCTTGGCATCCACCATGGTGGAGGTGGTCTCGTCCTTGTGAAAGATGGGGGATCCATGGAACGGGCTGGTTCTCTCTATGGGCAGCATGGAGACATTCTAGTACAGAACCGGTGTTTTGCACAGGAAAAAACAGCGCCCCGGAGGGCGTGGAACCGAGGCTCCCCTGCCGGGCGGAACCGTACGGGGGACCCCCCCGGTCCGCACGTGCGCTCCCTGCCCGTATGGGGCCGCACGTGGAACCCGGCCGCGGCCTCTCCGCCCCACCGCCTGCCGTGTTCCGGGTCTTCCGGCACCCGATGTATGACGACCTACCTCTTCCGCATCCCCAGGTATCCCGGCCGATACCTTTTTTGCTATATTATTCCCATGAGTCGCTCATCCCCCCTCGAGCTGGGGCTCTCGGTGAAGAAGGAGGCCCCGCCGTGTACCCTGGTGATCTTCGGCATCACCGGCAATCTGGCCCGGATCAAGCTCGTACCCGCCCTCTACGCCCTCCACGTGAAGGGATTCCTCCCCGAGATACGGATCGTGGGGTTCGCGAGAAGGCCGTGGGACGATGCAACGCTCAAGCGCACCATGGAGGAGGCCCTCAAGGGCCAGATCCTCTACCGTGAGGACAGGGCCGCCTCGTTCCTCACAACCATGACCTACCACCAGGCCACGTTCGACGATCCCGAGGGGTACCGCACCCTCGCCTCGCGTCTCCTGCCCGGGGGAGAGGTGATCTTCTACCTGGCCACCCCTCCCCAGAACTACCCCGAGATCATCGAGGGGCTCGGCGAGGCCGGGCTCGCCTCGTTCGAAGGGAGGCCGGTGCGCCTGGTGATAGAGAAACCCTTCGGGAGGGACCTCGAGTCGGCCGGGGAACTCAACCGGCTCATCCGGCGGTGGTTCGGCGAGGAGCAGATCTTCCGCATCGACCACTACCTGGGCAAGGAGACGGTGCAGAACCTGCTCTCCTTCAGGTTCGGCAACGGCATCTTCGAACCGGTGCTCAACAACCGGTACGTGGACCACGTCCAGATCACGGTCGCCGAGAAGATAGGGGTGGAGGGCAGGGCCAACTACTACGAGCAGTCGGGCGCCCTGCGCGACATGGTGCAGAACCACCTCCTGCAGATCCTCGCCCTCACCATGATGGAGCCGCCGCTCAGGTTCGAGGCCGAGGCCATACGGGACGAGAAGGTGAAGGTGCTGCGCGCCCTCGCCCCGCCGCAGCCGCGGGAGGTGGTGCGGGCCCAGTACACGGCCGGCGTGCTGGACGGGGCCTTCGTGCCCGGCTACCGGGAGGAGCCGGGGGTGGATCCCTCATCCACCACCGAGACCTTCGTGGCCCTCAGGACCGAGGTGCGCACCTGGCGGTGGACGGGTGTGCCGGTGTACCTGCGGACGGGCAAGCGGCTCGCGAGGAAGGTCTCGGAGGTCTCGATCCACTTCAAGCGGGTGCCGCACACCTTCTTCTGGGAGGCGCCGCTCGAACCCGGGGAGAACGTGCTCGTGGTACGGATCCAGCCGGACGAGGGGATGAGTCTCAGGGTGAACGTGAAGCGCCCGGGCTATCGTATGGACCTCCGGCCGGCGTGGCTCGAGTTCGACTACGAGCGGTCGTTCGCCGAGGACCTGCCCGAGGCCTACGAACGGCTCCTGCTCGATGCCCTCATAGGGGATGCGGTGCTCTACACCAGGGCGGACGAGGTGGAGGCCTCGTGGTCCTTCGTGGACGAGGTGCGACGAGGCTGGGAGGAGACCGGTGTTCCGATCCACGAGTACGCCCCGGGAAGCGCGGGTCCCCGAGAGGCGCGATACCTGCTTTCACGAGAGGGTCGACGATGGCGGATTCTGTGAGAGAACTCTTCGATCCCGAGACCATGGAGGCACGGCTCGCAGAGCTGCAGGCGGCGGCCTCGCCGGGGAAGCCCCGGGAGCTCCTGTTCACCCTCATCGTGGTGCACGACGAGGAGGGACGGGGGCAGGTGGAGCAGGCCCTGGACGGGCTCGTGGGGATGCGGGCAGCGCGGATCATACGGCTCGACCTCTCCCCCCACGGGCGCACGCGGATCTCGCTCTCGGCGCGGTGCAGCGTGGATGCGGCGAAGCGGGGGGTGTGCTTCCAGGAGGTGATCGTGGAGAACGGAACGGACGATGCAGGGTGTGCGCCGGGTACGTGGGGGGCGCTCGTGGTGCGCGATCTGCCGGTGGTGGCCTGGTGGGCGGCTCCCCTGGAGGGTCGGGAGGGGCTCCTGGACGTGCTCCTCGACCGGGTGGACAAGGTGCTCATCGACAGCGAGGCCCTGGAGCGACGGGGTGCAGGGCTGGAGGGGTTCATGGAGTGGCTCGGCCGCACGGTGCCCGAGGCGCGGGGGGTGCTCGCGGATATGGCGTGGGCACGGTACCGGCCGGTACGGGCGCAGGTGGCGCGGGCC from Spirochaeta thermophila DSM 6192 includes these protein-coding regions:
- a CDS encoding biotin--[acetyl-CoA-carboxylase] ligase, whose amino-acid sequence is MLPIERTSPFHGSPIFHKDETTSTMVDAKNLYLQSLPSGTVVWADHQVAGRGRVPGRRWVSEPGENLLFTFFLRKDDVPEPFPSLPVRVGLGVARYLEEVWDLPARVKWPNDVLVKDRKICGILCEVKYEAVFVGIGLNVNQRSFPGELSRRATSIRRERHRRADLEEVLVGVLEGVKAVLGDGEWREGVDRRLWRRGEEVVFLEGDPDRGVRVRGVVEGVGGAGELLLRTEAGVRAFVSGEVEWG
- a CDS encoding glucose-6-phosphate dehydrogenase assembly protein OpcA is translated as MADSVRELFDPETMEARLAELQAAASPGKPRELLFTLIVVHDEEGRGQVEQALDGLVGMRAARIIRLDLSPHGRTRISLSARCSVDAAKRGVCFQEVIVENGTDDAGCAPGTWGALVVRDLPVVAWWAAPLEGREGLLDVLLDRVDKVLIDSEALERRGAGLEGFMEWLGRTVPEARGVLADMAWARYRPVRAQVARACGERWRVWREEGVRLRVAAPSEAGARLLAGWVCSRLGWGGREPGVALEWEGGAEEVRVAWEGRGGGREEVRAGAADLPEDAAILAEECENPVSDPLYREALRCAGV
- the zwf gene encoding glucose-6-phosphate dehydrogenase translates to MSRSSPLELGLSVKKEAPPCTLVIFGITGNLARIKLVPALYALHVKGFLPEIRIVGFARRPWDDATLKRTMEEALKGQILYREDRAASFLTTMTYHQATFDDPEGYRTLASRLLPGGEVIFYLATPPQNYPEIIEGLGEAGLASFEGRPVRLVIEKPFGRDLESAGELNRLIRRWFGEEQIFRIDHYLGKETVQNLLSFRFGNGIFEPVLNNRYVDHVQITVAEKIGVEGRANYYEQSGALRDMVQNHLLQILALTMMEPPLRFEAEAIRDEKVKVLRALAPPQPREVVRAQYTAGVLDGAFVPGYREEPGVDPSSTTETFVALRTEVRTWRWTGVPVYLRTGKRLARKVSEVSIHFKRVPHTFFWEAPLEPGENVLVVRIQPDEGMSLRVNVKRPGYRMDLRPAWLEFDYERSFAEDLPEAYERLLLDALIGDAVLYTRADEVEASWSFVDEVRRGWEETGVPIHEYAPGSAGPREARYLLSREGRRWRIL